The following coding sequences are from one Canis lupus baileyi chromosome 19, mCanLup2.hap1, whole genome shotgun sequence window:
- the CNN1 gene encoding calponin-1 isoform X1, translating into MGRLSQEPDKTETGDGEAEREETEEPRAPPPSQTQGDGDRKLAQKYDHQREQELREWIEGVTGRRIGNNFMDGLKDGIILCEFINKLQPGSVKKVNESTQNWHQLENIGNFIKAITKYGVKPHDIFEANDLFENTNHTQVQSTLLALASMAKTKGNKVNVGVKYAEKQERKFEPEKLREGRNIIGLQMGTNKFASQQGMTAYGTRRHLYDPKLGTDQPLDQATISLQMGTNKGASQAGMTAPGTKRQIFEPGLGMEHCDTLNVSLQMGSNKGASQRGMTVYGLPRQVYDPKYCLTPEYPELGEPAHNHHPHNYYNSA; encoded by the exons ATGGGGaggctgagccaggagccagatAAGACCGAGACAGGGGATGGAGAGGccgagagagaggagacagaggagccccgagccccaccccccagccagaCACAGGGAGATGGGGACAGGAAG CTGGCCCAGAAGTATGACCACCAGCGAGAGCAGGAGCTTCGAGAGTGGATCGAGGGGGTGACTGGGCGCCGCATTGGGAACAACTTCATGGATGGTCTCAAAGATGGCATCATTCTTTGCGA GTTCATCAATAAGCTCCAGCCAGGCTCCGTGAAGAAGGTCAACGAGTCGACCCAAAATTGGCACCAG CTGGAAAACATCGGCAATTTCATCAAGGCCATCACCAAGTATGGGGTGAAGCCCCATGACATTTTTGAGGCCAACGACCTGTTTGAGAACACCAACCACACCCAGGTGCAGTCCACCCTCCTGGCCCTGGCCAGCATG GCCAAGACGAAAGGGAACAAGGTGAATGTGGGGGTGAAGTACGCAGAGAAGCAGGAAAGGAAATTTGAGCCCGAGAAGCTAAGAGAAGGACGGAACATCATCGGGCTGCAG ATGGGCACCAACAAATTTGCCAGCCAGCAGGGCATGACGGCCTATGGCACCCGGCGCCACCTCTATGACCCCAAGCTGGGCACGGACCAACCCCTGGACCAGGCCACCATCAGTCTGCAGATGGGTACCAACaagggagccagccag GCCGGCATGACTGCACCCGGGACCAAGCGACAGATCTTCGAGCcagggctgggcatggagcattGTGACACACTCAACGTCAGCCTGCAGATGGGCAGCAACAAGGGGGCCTCACAGCGGGGCATGACAGTGTATGGGCTGCCGCGTCAGGTTTATGACCCCAAGTACTGCCTGACGCCTGAGTACCCAGAGCTGGGCGAGCCTGCCCACAACCACCACCCACACAACTACTATAACTCTGCCTAG
- the ELOF1 gene encoding transcription elongation factor 1 homolog isoform X2, which translates to MGRRKSKRKPPPKKKMTGTLETQFTCPFCNHEKSCDVKMDRARNTGVISCTVCLEEFQTPITFQICQNQWMCTVIG; encoded by the exons ATGGGGCGCAGAAAGTCCAAACGGAAGCCACCCCCCAAAAAGAAGATGACCGGCACCTTAGAGACCCAGTTCACCTGCCCCTTCTGCAACCACGAGAAGTCTTGTGACGTAAAGAT GGATCGTGCCCGCAACACCGGAGTCATCTCTTGTACCGTGTGCCTAGAGGAATTCCAGACGCCCATCACAT TCCAGATCTGTCAGAACCAGTGGATGTGTACAGTGATTGGATAG
- the ELOF1 gene encoding transcription elongation factor 1 homolog isoform X1, protein MGRRKSKRKPPPKKKMTGTLETQFTCPFCNHEKSCDVKMDRARNTGVISCTVCLEEFQTPITYLSEPVDVYSDWIDACEAANQ, encoded by the exons ATGGGGCGCAGAAAGTCCAAACGGAAGCCACCCCCCAAAAAGAAGATGACCGGCACCTTAGAGACCCAGTTCACCTGCCCCTTCTGCAACCACGAGAAGTCTTGTGACGTAAAGAT GGATCGTGCCCGCAACACCGGAGTCATCTCTTGTACCGTGTGCCTAGAGGAATTCCAGACGCCCATCACAT ATCTGTCAGAACCAGTGGATGTGTACAGTGATTGGATAGATGCCTGCGAGGCAGCCAATCAGTAG
- the ACP5 gene encoding tartrate-resistant acid phosphatase type 5, whose protein sequence is MDTRTVLLILQALLMLPLADGANPGANPGANPVLRFVAVGDWGGVPNAPFYTAREMANAKEIARTVQILGTDFILSLGDNFYFSGVQDANDKRFRETFEDVFSASSLRNVPWYVLAGNHDHLGNVSAQIAYSRISKRWNFPSPYYRLRFKVPRSNVSVAIFMLDTVTLCGNSDDFLSQQPERPRDLGLARTQLSWLKKQLAAAKEDYVLVAGHYPVWSIAEHGPTHCLVKQLMPLLATYKVTAYLCGHDHNLQYLQDENGVGYVLSGAGNFMDPSKKHLRKVPNGYLRFHYGAEDSLGGFAYVEISPKEMSVTYIEASGKSLFKTRLPRRARRQQPRVHHAKA, encoded by the exons aTGGACACACGGACTGTGTTGCTTATCCTACAAGCCTTGCTGATGCTCCCCCTGGCTGACGGAGCCAACCCGGGAGCCAACCCGGGAGCCAATCCCGTCCTGCGCTTTGTGGCTGTGGGTGACTGGGGAGGAGTCCCCAATGCCCCGTTCTACACAGCCCGGGAAATGGCCAATGCCAAGGAGATTGCCAGGACTGTGCAGATCCTTGGCACAGACTTCATCCTGTCCCTGGGGGACAATTTCTACTTCTCTGGTGTGCAGGATGCCAACGACAAGAGGTTTCGG GAGACCTTCGAGGATGTGTTCTCTGCATCTTCCCTCCGCAACGTGCCCTGGTACGTGCTGGCTGGCAACCACGACCACCTGGGGAACGTCTCAGCGCAGATAGCCTACTCCAGGATCTCTAAGCGATG GAACTTCCCCAGCCCCTACTACCGGCTACGCTTCAAAGTCCCACGGTCCAACGTGTCTGTGGCCATCTTCATGCTAGACACAGTGACGCTGTGTGGCAACTCGGATGACTTCCTCAGCCAGCAGCCCGAGAGGCCCCGTGACCTGGGGCTGGCGCGCACACAGCTGTCCTGGCTCAAGAAGCAGCTGGCGGCGGCCAAGGAGGACTACGTGCTGGTGGCCGGCCACTACCCCGTGTGGTCCATCGCCGAGCACGGGCCCACCCACTGCCTAGTCAAGCAACTGATGCCCCTGCTGGCCACGTACAAGGTCACTGCCTACCTGTGTGGCCATGACCACAACCTGCAG TACCTTCAGGATGAGAATGGTGTGGGCTACGTGCTGAGCGGGGCTGGAAACTTCATGGACCCTTCGAAAAAGCATCTGCGCAAGGTCCCCAACGGCTACCTGCGCTTCCACTATGGGGCCGAGGACTCGCTGGGCGGCTTTGCCTACGTGGAGATCAGCCCCAAAGAGATGAGCGTCACTTATATTGAAGCCTCGGGCAAGTCCCTCTTCAAGACCAGACTGCCAAGGCGAGCCAGGCGGCAGCAACCACGAGTGCACCACGCTAAGGCCTGA
- the CNN1 gene encoding calponin-1 isoform X2 — protein MSSAHFNRGPAYGLSAEVKNKLAQKYDHQREQELREWIEGVTGRRIGNNFMDGLKDGIILCEFINKLQPGSVKKVNESTQNWHQLENIGNFIKAITKYGVKPHDIFEANDLFENTNHTQVQSTLLALASMAKTKGNKVNVGVKYAEKQERKFEPEKLREGRNIIGLQMGTNKFASQQGMTAYGTRRHLYDPKLGTDQPLDQATISLQMGTNKGASQAGMTAPGTKRQIFEPGLGMEHCDTLNVSLQMGSNKGASQRGMTVYGLPRQVYDPKYCLTPEYPELGEPAHNHHPHNYYNSA, from the exons ATGTCCTCTGCTCACTTCAACCGGGGCCCCGCCTATGGGTTGTCCGCTGAGGTCAAGAACAAG CTGGCCCAGAAGTATGACCACCAGCGAGAGCAGGAGCTTCGAGAGTGGATCGAGGGGGTGACTGGGCGCCGCATTGGGAACAACTTCATGGATGGTCTCAAAGATGGCATCATTCTTTGCGA GTTCATCAATAAGCTCCAGCCAGGCTCCGTGAAGAAGGTCAACGAGTCGACCCAAAATTGGCACCAG CTGGAAAACATCGGCAATTTCATCAAGGCCATCACCAAGTATGGGGTGAAGCCCCATGACATTTTTGAGGCCAACGACCTGTTTGAGAACACCAACCACACCCAGGTGCAGTCCACCCTCCTGGCCCTGGCCAGCATG GCCAAGACGAAAGGGAACAAGGTGAATGTGGGGGTGAAGTACGCAGAGAAGCAGGAAAGGAAATTTGAGCCCGAGAAGCTAAGAGAAGGACGGAACATCATCGGGCTGCAG ATGGGCACCAACAAATTTGCCAGCCAGCAGGGCATGACGGCCTATGGCACCCGGCGCCACCTCTATGACCCCAAGCTGGGCACGGACCAACCCCTGGACCAGGCCACCATCAGTCTGCAGATGGGTACCAACaagggagccagccag GCCGGCATGACTGCACCCGGGACCAAGCGACAGATCTTCGAGCcagggctgggcatggagcattGTGACACACTCAACGTCAGCCTGCAGATGGGCAGCAACAAGGGGGCCTCACAGCGGGGCATGACAGTGTATGGGCTGCCGCGTCAGGTTTATGACCCCAAGTACTGCCTGACGCCTGAGTACCCAGAGCTGGGCGAGCCTGCCCACAACCACCACCCACACAACTACTATAACTCTGCCTAG